The proteins below are encoded in one region of Cyclopterus lumpus isolate fCycLum1 chromosome 8, fCycLum1.pri, whole genome shotgun sequence:
- the cenpx gene encoding centromere protein X isoform X1 codes for MAEKDAEVGFKKETVSKLLSSFFKEDKTRLSGDATLLMTELLKIFVQEAAVRSLKQAESEDCDRVDVEHFEKILPQLQLLDF; via the exons ATGGCGGAGAAAGACGCGGAAGTTGGATTCAAAAAG GAGACTGTAAGCAAACTCTTGTCCAGTTTCTTCAAGGAGGACAAAACCAGAT TAAGCGGCGATGCGACGCTGCTCATGACAGAGTTGCTCAAGATATTTGTCCAAG AGGCTGCTGTGAGATCACTGAAACAAGCGGAGTCTGAGGACTGCGACCGAGTAGACGTGGAGCACTTTGAAAAGATTCTGCCTCAGCTG CAGCTGCTGGACTTCTAA
- the LOC117735452 gene encoding uncharacterized protein LOC117735452 has product MCSGYSEIGSWAIWKSAARGKISDNMEVKSNRIVFIRLPKNQMAALAKNYELDHGLMIIELNPYINAGYVQAYFKEWGVVTACKVNKSTNGKDKSVAYVRFSAEDDADRAEWAGPHYIGGDVEVKRVVSPKMEEDSDEEVSSVVTRPRPRRSVGLGYILEDAQWLDDELE; this is encoded by the exons ATGTGTTCTGGTTACTCTGAAATTGGGAGTTGGGCTATTTGGAAGAGTGCAGCTCGGGGGAAGATCTCTG ATAACATGGAAGTGAAGTCAAACAGAATAGTGTTCATCCGTCTTCCAAAGAATCAAATGGCTGCTTTGGCTAAAAATTATGAACTG GACCATGGGTTGATGATCATAGAATTGAACCCCTACATAAATGCAGGATATGTACAAGCTTACTTTAAAGAATGGGGAGTCGTCACAGCATGCAAG GTTAATAAGAGCACCAATGGCAAGGACAAATCGGTGGCCTATGTGAGGTTTTCTGCAGAGGATGATGCCGACAGAGCAGAATGGGCCGGTCCTCACTACATTGGAGGCGATGTGGAAGTGAAACGAGTTGTTAGTCCAAAG ATGGAGGAGGATTCGGATGAGGAGGTGTCCTCGGTCGTTACTCGGCCTCGTCCACGGCGTTCAGTGGGCTTGGGCTACATACTGGAAGACGCTCAGTGGTTAGATGATGAGTTGGAGTAA
- the cenpx gene encoding centromere protein X isoform X2 yields the protein MAEKDAEVGFKKETVSKLLSSFFKEDKTRLSGDATLLMTELLKIFVQEAAVRSLKQAESEDCDRVDVEHFEKILPQLQLLDF from the exons ATGGCGGAGAAAGACGCGGAAGTTGGATTCAAAAAG GAGACTGTAAGCAAACTCTTGTCCAGTTTCTTCAAGGAGGACAAAACCAGAC TAAGCGGCGATGCGACGCTGCTCATGACAGAGTTGCTCAAGATATTTGTCCAAG AGGCTGCTGTGAGATCACTGAAACAAGCGGAGTCTGAGGACTGCGACCGAGTAGACGTGGAGCACTTTGAAAAGATTCTGCCTCAGCTG CAGCTGCTGGACTTCTAA
- the cenpx gene encoding centromere protein X isoform X3: protein MAEKDAEVGFKKETVSKLLSSFFKEDKTRLSGDATLLMTELLKIFVQEAAVRSLKQAESEDCDRVDVEHFEKILPQLLLDF, encoded by the exons ATGGCGGAGAAAGACGCGGAAGTTGGATTCAAAAAG GAGACTGTAAGCAAACTCTTGTCCAGTTTCTTCAAGGAGGACAAAACCAGAT TAAGCGGCGATGCGACGCTGCTCATGACAGAGTTGCTCAAGATATTTGTCCAAG AGGCTGCTGTGAGATCACTGAAACAAGCGGAGTCTGAGGACTGCGACCGAGTAGACGTGGAGCACTTTGAAAAGATTCTGCCTCAGCTG CTGCTGGACTTCTAA